AGTTGACCTTGTCCACCTTCTGCAGGGCGAAGAAGCGCTCGCCCTCGCGCGGCTGGCGGATGGGGCCGGTGACCGTGTCGCCCGGCCGCAGGTTGAAGCGGCGCACCTGCGAGGGCGACACGTAGATGTCGTCGGGGCTCGCCTGGTAGTCGCTGTCCGCGCTGCGCAGGAAGCCGAAGCCGTCGCTGAGCAGCTCCAGCACGCCCTCCGCGTGCACCTCGAACTTCTTGTCCGCGATGCCCGAGAGCAGCGCGAAGATGAGATCCTGCTTCTTCAGGCCCTGGTAGCCCTCGATGCCGAAGTCGTGGGCCATCTTCGCCAGGTCCATGATCTTCATGCGCTTGAGGTCATTGAGCTTGATGACCTGCATGGCCGGAGCGTCCGAGGGGCCCGCCTCCGCGCCCGGGGACAGCTCGGCGGGCTCGGGAGCCGGAGCCTGGAGGGAGGCCTCCTCGTGGTCGGCCGCCGCGCGCACCTCCTGGTATTCCTCGTCCCGGACGGGGTGGGAGGGGATGGGCGTGAGCACCGGCCGGGGCGCCGCCACCACGGGGGCCTCCTCGACCGCGGGCTCCTCGTCCCGGCGGGCCGACGTCCGGCGGCGCGTGGGCTTCTCGGACTCATCGCGCTCCACCGTCTTGGCCCGGGTCGAGCGGCGCTTGGGCTTTTCTTCCTCGATGTCGACGACCTGGGGAGCGAGGAGCTTCTCTTTGGGGGAACGGGCTTTGGCCATGGTGCGGGGCTGTACTTGCGGCGCGGGGGGGACGCGCACGGGAATGTCGTGGAAAGTGTCCGGGGGGGACTCGAAGCGCCCTCAGGGCGGCACCGGGATCCCTTCTTGCCGGGACCACGCGGGTGGGAGAACCTTGTGCTGGGAAGAGTGGCGCCTGAAGGTGGGACAACAACCCTCATGCGCTCGACACGAGGTTATTGACCACCTCTAGAGCTGTCAAGGCATCCTCGCAACCCGGGCCATCTGGCAACAGAGCCCCCGAATATTCCAGTCCAGCCGCCGAGTCCCTCCGCCGTGACCGCCTCGAAAACCGCTGACGCCGCCCGTATCACGCAGCTCAGAAAAGAACTCGCCTACCACAACCACCGCTACTACGTGCTCGACTCGCCGGAGGTGAGTGACGCGGAATACGACCGGCTCATGCGCGAGTTGCAGGAGCTGGAGTCTCGCCATCCGGACCTCGTCACGCCCGACTCGCCCACCCGCCGGGTGGGAGGCGCTCCGGCGGAGAAGTTCGAGAAGGTGCGCCACCGCGTGGCCATGCTGTCACTGGCCAACGTCTTCGACGACGAGGGGCTGAGTGAATTCGACGAGCGCATCCGCCGCCAGACGGGGCTCGCCCAGGTGGCCTACGTCTGCGAGCCCAAGCTGGATGGACTCGCCATCACCCTGACCTACGAGCAGGGCCGCTTCGTGCGCGGCGCCACGCGGGGAGACGGGACCGAGGGGGAGGACGTGAGCGCGAACCTGCGCACCCTGCGCGGCCTGCCCACGGAGCTGCTGCCCCAGGACGGGGTGAAGGCGCCGGGGATGATCGAGGTGCGCGGCGAGGTCTTCATCTCCAAGAAGGACTTCAAGCGGCTCAACGACAAGCGCGAGGAGGAGGGCGAGCCGCTCTTCGCCAACCCGCGCAACGCCGCCGCCGGCAGCCTGCGCCAGTTGGATCCGCGCATCACCGCCTCCCGGCCCCTGTCGCTCTTCCTGTACGAGTGCGTGCCCGGCGAGGGCGTGCCCACCTTCCGCTCGCATACCGAGAAGCTCGGCTACCTGCGCTCGCTGGGGCTGCCGGTGAACCGGGCGGTGAGCGTGCCGAGCGTGGAGGGGGTGCGCGAGCAGTACCGCGCGAGCCTGGAGGGCCGCCATGCCCTGCCCTTCGAGGTGGACGGCATGGTGGTGAAGGTGGACGACGAGGACCTGCGCCAGCGCCTGGGCCAGGTGTCCAAGAGTCCGCGCTGGGCCGTGGCCTACAAGTTCCCGCCCGAGGAGGAGTCGACGCTCGTCGAGGACATCCAGGTGTACGTGGGGCGCACGGGCGCGCTCACGCCGGTGGCGCACCTCAAGCCGGTGAAGGTGGGCGGCGTCACGGTGAGCCGCGCCACCCTGCACAACGAGGACGAGCTGCGCCGCAAGGACGTGCGCAAGGGCGACACCGTCTTCATCCGCCGCGCGGGCGACGTCATCCCGGAGATCGTCAAGGTGGTGGAGGGCAAGCGGCCCCCGGACACCCGGCCCTTCGTCTTCCCCACCGAGTGCCCGGTGTGCCACGCGGCGGCCGTCAAGGACGAGGAAGGCGCCATCATCCGCTGCACGGGCGCCACCTGCCCCGCGCAGCTCGTGGAAAAAGTCCGCCACTTCGCCTCGCGCACCGCCATGGACGTGGACGGCCTGGGCGAGAAGCTGGCCGCCCAGCTCGTGGAGACGGGGCTGGTGAAGAGCTTCGCGGACGTCTACCACCTCACGCGAGCGAAGCTCCTCACGCTCGAGCGCATGGGGGAGAAGAGCGCGGACAACCTGCTGGCGAGCATCGAGCGCTCCAAGCAGACCACCCAGCCGCGCTTCCTCTACGCGCTGGGCATCCGGCACGTGGGCGAGTCCACCGCGCGCGTGCTCGCCGAGGCCTTCCCCGACGTGCGCGGCCTCTACACGGCCAGCCTGGAGGACATCACCCGCGTCAAGGACGTGGGTCCCACCATGGCCGAGGTCATCCATACCTTCTTCCATGAGCCGCTCAATCGCGAGGCCATCGACGCGCTGCTCGCCGCGGGCGTCACCCCCGCGCCGCCCGTCATCGTCAAGACGGGCGTATTCGCCGGCAAGACGGTGGTTCTCACCGGGGGTATGAGTGGAATGAGCCGGGAGCAAGCCAAGGAGGAAATCGAGCGCCGGGGTGGCAAGGTGTCGGGAAGTGTCTCGCGCAAGACGGACCTGGTGGTGGCGGGCGAGGATGCGGGCAGCAAGCTGAAGAAGGCCCAGGAGCTCGGAGTAAGAATCGTGGACGAGCAGGCCTTCCTCCAATTGCTCCAGACGGACGCACGAGGCTAGGAGGCGTGGGCAGCATGGACAGTCGTCGAGTGAGCCTGCGTATCCGGGGCCGGGTGCAGGGAGTCTTCTTCCGGGAGAGCGCCCGCACCGAGGCCCTGCGGCTGGGCCTCAAGGGCTGGGTGCGCAACCTGCCGGACGGGTCGGTGGAGGCAGTGGCCGAGGGCCCGCCCCACGCCCTGGAGGCCTTCGTCAGATGGAGCCACCGCGGCCCTCCCCAGGCGCGCGTGACGGAAGTGGAGCGCGCCGATGCCGAGGCGCTCGGGGAGTTCATCACCTTCATCGTGGAGCGCAGCTCATGAATCCCTACGCGCCAGCGTCCCTGACGTCCATGCTGGGCATCAAGTCCGGCAGCAAGGTCTCGGTCATCAACCCCCCGCGCGGCTTCGTCCAGAAGCTCAACCCCCTGCCCGACGGCGTGGAGTTCCTCATCACCGCCCAGACGGGCCTGGACATCATCCTCTTCTTCACCCAGGACACCCACGAGCTCGTCCAGCGCCTGCCCGCGCTCTCGCGCGCCATGACGCTCCAGGGCGGCATCTGGGTGTGCTGGCCCAGCGGCGAGGGGATTAAAACGGCCCTGTCCGAGGACTTCATCCGCCAGGCCGCGCTGGACATCGGCATGGTGGACAACAAGCTGTGCCTCATCGACACGACCTGGACGGGCCTGCGCCTGGTGCGCCGCCCGCGGGGCCGCCTGGACAAGCCCGACTACCGCAAGCGGGCTCCCACGGCCCAGGCCTGAGCCCCCCCAGGCCTGCCAGACGGCGGACATTTTCCATGTCGCGCCTTTACAGGTCGTATCAGGCGTGAAAACCTTTCGTCGTTTTCAGGCCTCGGACCTCCCCACCAGGGGTGGGGAGTTCAGTCGCCAGTGGATTTTGAGACGGGTGCGTTCCCGGCGGAATCGGGCGCGCTGGCCGTCCCGCGCTTCTGCCACCCCCAAGGCGCCCACGCATGGGCTCCGACCGGGTGAGTAAGGACGAAGCCGGGCGGCCCGGGCGCCAGGGCTGTCTCGAACGCTCGATTAGCAGTCAGTCCCCGCCCGGCACGGTGCCGGACAACCGCGGGGCGACCTTGAACTCGGAGGAGCAGGCCGTGGTCCCCTCAACCCCCCCTCGCGCGCGGCACCCGGGCCCCCGGACACACGGGTCGGCCCTCGTCCGCACGCGCGGAGGTGCAGGGACCGCCTCTCCCCTCGCAGCGCGCTCGGAAGCTGGAGACGCCGTCGCCTCCCGTCCGCCGGAGCTCACGCCTCCCCGCGCGCGCCCAGGATTCGTCCATGAGCAGCATCCTCGTCATCAACGCCGCGGGCCGGGAGACCCGGGTGGCCCTCGTCGAGAACGGGCACATCGCGGAGTTCTACCTCGAGCGTAAGAAGGACAAGGGAGTCGTCGGCAACATCTACAAGGGCCGCGTGGTCCGGGTGCTCCCCGGCATGCAGGCGGCTTTCGTCGACATCGGCCTCGAAAAGGCGGCCTTCCTCTACGTCAGTGACGTCGTCTACGACCCGGACTTCGCCCGGGCCCAGTTCGAGCTGACCGAGGGCGAGCACGAAGACGCCCTCGACGTGCCCGAGGAATCCGAGGCCATGGCCGCCGAGGCGGCCCACCACGAGACCGGCCCCGAGCCGGAAGCCGAGGTGCACGAGCCCGCCCCCGCGGCCATCGACGTCGCGCCCGTGCTCGACACGGCGGCGGTGCCCACCGAGGCGACGCCCGCTCCCCAGGAGCAGCTCGTCAGCCCCGAGCCCGCCGCCCTCGAGACCGCTCCCGTCTCCACCGTGGAGGCCGCTCCCACCTCGGTGACGGAGACGCCCTCGGTGGTGTCCGCGCCCATCGAGGCGCAGGCCGTGCCGGCCCCCCTCGTCGCGCCCGAGGCCCTCACGCCCGTGACCGAGGCGCCCCCGGCCGTGGCCGAGGCGATTCCGCCCGTGGCCGAGGCGGCCGCTCCGGACGCGGCCGTGGTCGCGCCCGAGAGCACCCCCGCCGAGCCCGCCGTCGCCGCGACGGACGCCTCCACGAGCGCCGGGGAGGCCACCACCACCGCTCTCGCCACCCCGCGCCCGGAAACGGCCGCCGGCGAGCGCCGCGCGCCCCGGGAGAACCGCGAGGCCGCCCGCGAGGCACGTGAGGGCCGCCGCGACCAGAAGGACCGCGAGCGCGACAAGGACCGGGAGAAGGACAAGGCCCGCAAGGCGCGCGACGAGCAGCCGCAGCGCAAGCGCGAGGAGGAGAAGAACAAGCCGCGCAAGACGGCGAAGATCGAGGAGCTCTTGAAGGTGGGCCAGGAGGTCGTGGTGCAGATCTCCAAGGATCCCATCGGGACCAAGGGCGCGCGCCTCACCTCGCACATCTCCATCCCGGGCCGCCACCTGGTGTTCATGCCCACGGTGGACCACGTGGGCATCAGCCGCCGCATCTCCAACGAGAAGGAGCGCAAGCGCCTGCGGGAGATGGTGGACCGCTTCCGTCCGCCCGGCACGGGCTTCATCGTGCGCACGGTGGCCGAGAACGTGCCCCAGGAGAAGCTCGAGAGCGACATCCGCTTCCTCATCGAGGTGTGGAACCAGGTGGTGCGCCGCAACGAGAAGCGCGGCGGCTCGGGCCTGCTGCACCCGGACCTGGATCTCATCCTGCGCGCCACGCGTGACCTGTTCGCCCACGACGTGGAGAAGCTCGTCGTGGATGACCGCGAGGAGTACGAGCGCATCCTCGGCTTCGTGAACGCGCAGGATCCGGCGCTCAAGGACCGGGTGGTACTGCACGAGTCGGACGAGCCCATCTTCGACGCCTACGGGATCGAACACGAGTTGCAGCGCGCCACCCAGCGCAAGGTGTGGCTCAAGAGCGGCGGCTACCTCATCATCGATCAGGCCGAGGCGCTCACCGCCATCGACGTCAACTCGGGCCGCTACGTCGGCAAGAAGAGCCTCGAGGAGACGATCACCAAGATCAACGTCGAGGCGGCCAAGGAGATCGTCTACCAGCTCCGGCTGCGCAACATCGGCGGCATCATCATCTGCGACTTCATCGACATGGAGAAGCCGCAGAACCGCGACAAGGTCTTCAAGTCCCTGCAGGAGGCGCTGGGCCGGGACAAGGCCAAGACGAACGTGCTGCGCATCTCCGAGCTGGGCCTGGTGGAGATGACGCGCAAGCGCGTGCGCGAGTCCATCGGCCGCGTCCTCCACGAGGACTGCCCGTACTGCGACGGCAAGGGCTTCGTGAAGACGGCCACCACGGTGGCCTATGAAATCTTCGGGGAGATCCGCCGCGAGGCGCCGGGCTACAAGGACCCCACGCTGGTCATCAACTGCAACGCCGAGGTGGCACGGCTGCTCCAGGGCGAGGAGCGGCAGGAGCTGCGCCACCTGATGGACCGCTACAACAAGTCCATCCAGGTGAAGGCGCAGCAGAACTACCACCGCGAGCAGTACGACGTGTACGGCCGCAGCGCCCAGGGGGGAGACCACAAGGTGGCCTCCTCACCGGGCTCGGGAGACGGCGAGCTGTCGATGCAGCGCCGCCCGGAGAGCGGCGGCGGCGAGCGCGGTTTCCGCTCGGAGGGCGGTTCGGGCCGTGACCGGGGCGAGCGAGGTGAGCGCGACCGCGACCGCAGCGGCGGCGGCCGGGGCGACCGAGACCGTGACCGCGACCGCAGCGGTGGCGGCCGAGGCGAGCGGGACCGTGACCGCAACAGCGGCGGCCGGGGAGAGCGCGATCGGGGAGAGCGGGACCGGGGCGGTGGAGGCCGGGATCGGGACCGCAATCGCGGAGAGCAGCGCCGCTCCGAGCCGCGCGAGGGGCGTGAGGGCCGCGAGGGACGCGAAGCCCGGGCACAAACGGCCCCGGCGGGAGAGCAGCAGCCTGGCTCGAGCGGAACTCCGCCTGCGTCCTCGGGCGGCGGCGAGTCCAGCGGCGGCGGTCATTCGTGAG
This genomic interval from Cystobacter ferrugineus contains the following:
- a CDS encoding Rne/Rng family ribonuclease, yielding MSSILVINAAGRETRVALVENGHIAEFYLERKKDKGVVGNIYKGRVVRVLPGMQAAFVDIGLEKAAFLYVSDVVYDPDFARAQFELTEGEHEDALDVPEESEAMAAEAAHHETGPEPEAEVHEPAPAAIDVAPVLDTAAVPTEATPAPQEQLVSPEPAALETAPVSTVEAAPTSVTETPSVVSAPIEAQAVPAPLVAPEALTPVTEAPPAVAEAIPPVAEAAAPDAAVVAPESTPAEPAVAATDASTSAGEATTTALATPRPETAAGERRAPRENREAAREAREGRRDQKDRERDKDREKDKARKARDEQPQRKREEEKNKPRKTAKIEELLKVGQEVVVQISKDPIGTKGARLTSHISIPGRHLVFMPTVDHVGISRRISNEKERKRLREMVDRFRPPGTGFIVRTVAENVPQEKLESDIRFLIEVWNQVVRRNEKRGGSGLLHPDLDLILRATRDLFAHDVEKLVVDDREEYERILGFVNAQDPALKDRVVLHESDEPIFDAYGIEHELQRATQRKVWLKSGGYLIIDQAEALTAIDVNSGRYVGKKSLEETITKINVEAAKEIVYQLRLRNIGGIIICDFIDMEKPQNRDKVFKSLQEALGRDKAKTNVLRISELGLVEMTRKRVRESIGRVLHEDCPYCDGKGFVKTATTVAYEIFGEIRREAPGYKDPTLVINCNAEVARLLQGEERQELRHLMDRYNKSIQVKAQQNYHREQYDVYGRSAQGGDHKVASSPGSGDGELSMQRRPESGGGERGFRSEGGSGRDRGERGERDRDRSGGGRGDRDRDRDRSGGGRGERDRDRNSGGRGERDRGERDRGGGGRDRDRNRGEQRRSEPREGREGREGREARAQTAPAGEQQPGSSGTPPASSGGGESSGGGHS
- the ligA gene encoding NAD-dependent DNA ligase LigA; the encoded protein is MTASKTADAARITQLRKELAYHNHRYYVLDSPEVSDAEYDRLMRELQELESRHPDLVTPDSPTRRVGGAPAEKFEKVRHRVAMLSLANVFDDEGLSEFDERIRRQTGLAQVAYVCEPKLDGLAITLTYEQGRFVRGATRGDGTEGEDVSANLRTLRGLPTELLPQDGVKAPGMIEVRGEVFISKKDFKRLNDKREEEGEPLFANPRNAAAGSLRQLDPRITASRPLSLFLYECVPGEGVPTFRSHTEKLGYLRSLGLPVNRAVSVPSVEGVREQYRASLEGRHALPFEVDGMVVKVDDEDLRQRLGQVSKSPRWAVAYKFPPEEESTLVEDIQVYVGRTGALTPVAHLKPVKVGGVTVSRATLHNEDELRRKDVRKGDTVFIRRAGDVIPEIVKVVEGKRPPDTRPFVFPTECPVCHAAAVKDEEGAIIRCTGATCPAQLVEKVRHFASRTAMDVDGLGEKLAAQLVETGLVKSFADVYHLTRAKLLTLERMGEKSADNLLASIERSKQTTQPRFLYALGIRHVGESTARVLAEAFPDVRGLYTASLEDITRVKDVGPTMAEVIHTFFHEPLNREAIDALLAAGVTPAPPVIVKTGVFAGKTVVLTGGMSGMSREQAKEEIERRGGKVSGSVSRKTDLVVAGEDAGSKLKKAQELGVRIVDEQAFLQLLQTDARG
- a CDS encoding acylphosphatase, yielding MDSRRVSLRIRGRVQGVFFRESARTEALRLGLKGWVRNLPDGSVEAVAEGPPHALEAFVRWSHRGPPQARVTEVERADAEALGEFITFIVERSS
- a CDS encoding DUF3052 family protein, with product MNPYAPASLTSMLGIKSGSKVSVINPPRGFVQKLNPLPDGVEFLITAQTGLDIILFFTQDTHELVQRLPALSRAMTLQGGIWVCWPSGEGIKTALSEDFIRQAALDIGMVDNKLCLIDTTWTGLRLVRRPRGRLDKPDYRKRAPTAQA